The Fulvivirga ligni genome window below encodes:
- a CDS encoding aminopeptidase has translation MIKKIGLILIAVLLIWVLFNLELVGYAYKQAKGQLHIVWNARPVSEYIADPEVADSVKQKLHFIAKVRQYAIDSLGLNNTDNYTTMYDQKGKPILWVVTGCEPYELKAKEWDFPIVGQMPYKGFFMEEDAKEAMEELSEEGYDAGIRTVGGWSTLGWFKDPILSNMLYRNTGDLANLIIHELVHATIFVKDSVEFNENIASFIAERGAYRFLKDTYGEESEEYLTYKYEIEDENAYIGHVLRGADSLEKLYAGMANKDDAEKSQEKQLMIRNIVSKLDTISFHFETYKKDRSEFNPNNTYFMSFLRYRSKQDKLMDLFENKFNEDLTSFITYFEEKHPFL, from the coding sequence ATGATAAAAAAGATTGGTCTGATATTAATCGCAGTTTTACTGATATGGGTTTTGTTTAACCTGGAGCTTGTAGGCTATGCTTATAAACAAGCCAAGGGGCAATTACATATCGTTTGGAATGCCAGGCCAGTATCAGAATATATCGCTGATCCTGAGGTGGCGGATTCCGTAAAACAAAAACTACATTTTATAGCCAAGGTGAGGCAATACGCCATTGACTCGCTCGGTCTTAATAATACAGACAATTACACCACCATGTATGACCAGAAGGGTAAACCTATCCTTTGGGTGGTCACTGGTTGTGAGCCTTACGAATTGAAAGCTAAAGAGTGGGATTTCCCTATAGTAGGACAAATGCCTTACAAAGGCTTTTTCATGGAGGAGGATGCTAAAGAAGCCATGGAGGAGCTTAGTGAGGAAGGGTATGATGCAGGCATAAGAACAGTAGGAGGCTGGTCTACCCTAGGTTGGTTTAAGGATCCTATCCTAAGCAATATGCTTTACCGAAATACTGGTGACTTGGCAAATCTAATTATCCATGAGTTGGTACACGCTACCATTTTCGTTAAAGATAGTGTTGAGTTTAATGAGAATATTGCGTCGTTCATCGCAGAAAGAGGAGCTTATAGATTTTTGAAAGATACTTATGGTGAAGAGTCAGAAGAATATTTGACTTATAAGTACGAGATTGAAGATGAGAATGCTTACATAGGTCATGTGTTGCGTGGTGCCGATAGCCTGGAAAAGTTATATGCAGGCATGGCAAATAAAGATGACGCCGAGAAAAGTCAGGAAAAGCAGCTAATGATCAGAAACATTGTTTCTAAGTTGGATACCATCAGTTTTCATTTTGAAACCTATAAAAAAGACCGCTCTGAATTCAATCCCAATAACACCTATTTTATGTCTTTTTTGCGATATAGATCAAAACAGGATAAATTAATGGATCTGTTTGAGAATAAATTTAACGAAGATTTAACCAGCTTTATCACCTACTTCGAGGAAAAACATCCTTTCCTTTGA
- the recA gene encoding recombinase RecA, which translates to MAEKDEKLKALQLTIDKLEKTFGKGAVMKLSDERVVDVPAISTGSLSLDIALGVGGIPRGRVIEIYGPESSGKTTLSMHCIAEAQKTGGLAAFIDAEHAFDRVYAEKLGIDTENLLISQPDSGEQALEIAEHLIRSGAIDIIVIDSVAALVPKGELEGEMGDSKMGLQARLMSQALRKLTGTINKTGCSCIFINQLREKIGVMFGNPETTTGGNALKFYASVRLDIRRIGQIKEGANDIIGNRTRVKVVKNKVAPPFKVVEFDIMYGKGVSKVGEVLDLGVELDIVKKAGSWFSYDGNKLGQGRDAVKTLLEDNPELMEEIENKIKAQIKGEDLEKPIAAQE; encoded by the coding sequence ATGGCTGAAAAGGACGAAAAATTAAAGGCGCTTCAATTAACTATTGATAAACTAGAAAAAACCTTTGGTAAAGGTGCTGTGATGAAACTGAGTGACGAGCGGGTAGTAGACGTGCCTGCCATTTCAACGGGATCTCTCAGCCTTGATATAGCCTTAGGTGTTGGCGGAATACCACGTGGAAGAGTTATAGAAATATATGGACCTGAATCATCAGGTAAAACCACTTTATCTATGCACTGTATCGCTGAAGCTCAGAAAACTGGAGGTTTAGCAGCATTTATAGATGCGGAGCATGCTTTTGATAGAGTATATGCAGAGAAACTAGGCATTGACACTGAGAACTTACTTATTTCTCAACCAGATAGTGGTGAGCAGGCACTCGAAATTGCTGAGCACCTCATCAGGTCTGGAGCTATTGATATCATCGTAATTGACTCCGTAGCAGCTTTGGTTCCTAAAGGTGAACTTGAAGGTGAAATGGGTGATAGCAAAATGGGTCTACAAGCTAGATTGATGTCTCAGGCATTAAGAAAGCTAACAGGTACCATTAATAAAACAGGTTGTTCATGTATTTTCATTAACCAGCTTCGTGAGAAAATTGGGGTAATGTTCGGAAACCCTGAAACAACCACTGGTGGTAATGCTCTTAAATTCTATGCTTCTGTTAGACTTGACATCAGAAGAATAGGTCAGATTAAGGAAGGAGCCAATGACATCATTGGTAACAGAACCAGAGTGAAGGTAGTGAAAAACAAGGTAGCTCCTCCATTTAAAGTGGTAGAGTTTGACATCATGTATGGTAAAGGTGTTTCTAAAGTAGGTGAAGTACTCGATCTTGGTGTAGAGCTAGATATAGTGAAGAAAGCAGGATCATGGTTCTCTTATGATGGCAACAAACTTGGCCAGGGAAGAGATGCAGTAAAAACTCTTTTAGAAGACAATCCTGAGCTTATGGAAGAGATTGAAAACAAAATTAAAGCTCAAATAAAGGGCGAAGATCTTGAAAAGCCTATTGCTGCTCAAGAATAG
- a CDS encoding ABC transporter permease yields the protein MLVIQLILESFRFAWNALKMNLLRTVLSLLGVTVGIFAIITVFTLVDSLEKNIKDSFSFLGAGVIYIEKWPFTPDANGEYRWWDFWQRPNVSYNEFHFLEENLKNSSSMAIFGVRNNSTIKRGNNSISEVELCGSTYGYSDIFEIELNKGRYFSQIETESGRNVAIIGSNLVSALFPFGTDPIGKEIKIKNLKYIIIGTMPREGESFLGTSSNDDLCIIPYTSFRKLYQTGTGSWEELGSRIGVKGKDSDIGLVELENELTGLLRNRRGLKPKQDDNFALNRPEAIANIIGSVFDVFGIAGWIIGGFSILVGGFGIANIMFVSVKERTNIIGIQKSLGAKNFFILFQFLFESIFLSVIGGLAGLLLVYLITFIPMGSLEVVLSIKNIVLGLGVSAAIGTVSGIVPAALAARLDPVIAIRSS from the coding sequence GTGTTAGTAATTCAACTCATATTAGAAAGCTTCAGGTTTGCCTGGAATGCACTGAAGATGAACCTTCTAAGAACGGTTCTGTCTTTGCTTGGTGTTACGGTGGGTATTTTTGCCATTATCACAGTGTTTACCCTGGTTGATTCGCTGGAGAAGAATATTAAGGATAGTTTTAGCTTCCTGGGAGCTGGTGTTATCTACATTGAAAAATGGCCGTTTACGCCAGACGCCAATGGAGAGTACCGCTGGTGGGACTTTTGGCAGAGACCAAATGTTAGCTATAATGAATTCCATTTTCTTGAGGAAAACCTAAAGAATAGTAGTTCAATGGCCATTTTCGGCGTTCGGAATAACTCCACTATAAAAAGAGGTAATAACAGTATCAGTGAGGTAGAGCTTTGCGGAAGCACCTACGGATACAGTGATATCTTTGAGATAGAACTGAATAAAGGGCGTTATTTCAGTCAGATAGAAACTGAATCTGGTCGTAACGTAGCTATTATCGGAAGTAATCTGGTATCTGCGCTGTTTCCTTTCGGCACTGACCCTATTGGTAAGGAAATTAAAATTAAAAATTTAAAATACATCATTATAGGAACTATGCCCAGGGAAGGGGAAAGCTTCCTGGGTACATCCAGTAATGATGATCTGTGTATTATACCTTATACCTCCTTTAGGAAATTATACCAAACCGGAACTGGTTCCTGGGAAGAGCTAGGCTCTAGAATTGGGGTAAAAGGAAAGGATTCTGATATTGGTTTAGTAGAGTTGGAAAATGAGTTGACAGGGTTGCTCAGGAATCGCAGAGGTTTAAAGCCTAAGCAGGATGATAACTTTGCTCTGAACCGACCTGAAGCTATAGCCAATATTATCGGCAGTGTATTCGATGTATTCGGAATTGCAGGATGGATTATCGGAGGCTTCTCTATATTAGTAGGTGGATTTGGAATCGCAAATATTATGTTTGTTTCAGTAAAGGAAAGAACCAATATTATAGGTATACAAAAGTCATTAGGAGCTAAAAACTTCTTCATACTCTTTCAGTTCCTGTTCGAATCAATTTTCCTTAGTGTTATAGGTGGGTTGGCAGGTTTGCTTTTGGTTTACCTGATTACTTTCATCCCTATGGGAAGTCTGGAAGTAGTATTGTCTATAAAAAATATAGTTCTCGGACTGGGTGTGTCAGCAGCTATTGGTACTGTATCTGGAATTGTGCCGGCCGCACTAGCCGCCAGGTTAGATCCAGTGATAGCCATCAGGTCGAGCTAA
- the queA gene encoding tRNA preQ1(34) S-adenosylmethionine ribosyltransferase-isomerase QueA yields the protein MKLSEFKFDLPTGLVALYPAENRDESRLMVIHRDTGEIEHKSFKDVVDYFDEGDVMVNNNTMVFPARLYGNKEKTGAKIEVFLLRELNQEMHLWDVLVDPARKIRVGNKLYFGEGDLVAEVIDNTTSRGRTIRFLYDGTDEEFYKTIDSLGETPLPKYIKRETEPEDRDRFQTIYAKHKGAVAAPTAGLHFTPQLLKRLEIKGIDMASITLHIGLGTFRPVDVEDLTKHKMDSENFWVDEPTVSMVNSAIDGKRKVCSIGTTSMRALESSVSANNRLKPKEGWTDKFIFPPYDFKICNAMITNFHMPESTLLMMACAFGGYELVMEAYQTAIKEKYRFLTYGDAMLIV from the coding sequence ATGAAATTATCAGAATTCAAGTTTGATCTACCCACCGGACTGGTAGCCTTATATCCGGCTGAAAATCGGGATGAATCCCGCCTAATGGTTATACATCGTGACACTGGCGAAATAGAACACAAGTCTTTCAAAGACGTGGTTGACTATTTTGACGAAGGTGATGTTATGGTAAATAACAATACGATGGTTTTTCCTGCCAGGTTATATGGTAACAAGGAAAAAACAGGCGCTAAGATTGAAGTTTTCTTATTAAGAGAGCTAAATCAAGAAATGCACCTTTGGGATGTATTAGTAGACCCGGCCAGAAAAATCCGTGTAGGTAATAAACTTTACTTTGGTGAAGGCGACTTAGTAGCCGAAGTAATTGACAACACAACTTCCAGAGGAAGAACCATTCGATTCTTATATGATGGAACTGACGAAGAGTTTTACAAGACTATAGACAGCCTGGGCGAAACACCCCTTCCAAAATATATAAAAAGAGAAACAGAACCTGAAGACAGAGATCGTTTCCAGACCATTTATGCCAAGCACAAAGGCGCCGTTGCAGCTCCTACTGCTGGTCTTCACTTTACTCCTCAGCTTTTAAAGAGGCTAGAGATTAAAGGAATAGACATGGCTAGTATTACTCTTCACATAGGCTTAGGTACATTCAGACCTGTAGATGTAGAAGATCTTACTAAACATAAAATGGATTCTGAGAACTTCTGGGTAGATGAACCTACCGTGAGCATGGTAAACAGTGCCATTGATGGCAAGAGAAAAGTTTGCTCTATCGGTACTACTTCTATGAGAGCATTAGAATCTAGTGTATCTGCCAATAACAGACTGAAGCCAAAAGAAGGCTGGACTGACAAGTTCATCTTCCCTCCTTATGACTTCAAAATCTGTAATGCTATGATCACTAACTTCCATATGCCAGAATCAACTCTGTTAATGATGGCTTGTGCTTTCGGAGGTTACGAACTAGTAATGGAAGCATACCAAACTGCAATTAAGGAGAAATACAGATTCCTTACCTACGGTGATGCTATGCTCATTGTGTAG